One part of the Arabidopsis thaliana chromosome 4, partial sequence genome encodes these proteins:
- a CDS encoding RING/U-box superfamily protein (RING/U-box superfamily protein; FUNCTIONS IN: zinc ion binding; INVOLVED IN: biological_process unknown; LOCATED IN: cellular_component unknown; CONTAINS InterPro DOMAIN/s: Zinc finger, RING-type (InterPro:IPR001841); BEST Arabidopsis thaliana protein match is: RING/U-box superfamily protein (TAIR:AT1G03365.1); Has 35333 Blast hits to 34131 proteins in 2444 species: Archae - 798; Bacteria - 22429; Metazoa - 974; Fungi - 991; Plants - 531; Viruses - 0; Other Eukaryotes - 9610 (source: NCBI BLink).), whose protein sequence is MVEKQEEMNEFGAVNGGKVGTSSSVSPPQDKGRKNKRKLADPSPQNAASLTEFPRYELHSFKSQSPLCENDSNGQLKAEESDSVGWDDPFACHLEGLLSSNLLTLFRSAMNQIMDCGYSEDVVLKAISSSRFYCGGTDLVSNIVNDTLSFLKSGKKVAGSRDYVFEDLQQLVAYSLVEKISLVREVRPSLSTDEAMWRLLICDLNVLKAFEVDADGLEGSSVSNASKSSESPVAECNPPKSSDADNPKAPVSNTQSKQSEPVKFGNFANVNNSKNPHASGATPGKEVFSVSTASGEGTKSASLTSVSDEKLVSCRKGRTKKEMAMLRQKSCVEKIRTYSKGGGYKTAKFGGFLVEKRGKSASDLLSAQARNSSSKITTEVMKIPLAESSSTLSNSTKSDSPALDVKEHVTALPANNAPAPVASEKKSGSEPEEKPSVSTKPAPDYYAAIPYDATLGIYIPRNKRDELILKLVPRMKDLQKELQDWTDWANQKVKQATVRLLKDQPELKALRKEKEEAEEFRKEKQLLEENTIKRRSEMELALNNATNQLERTNNTIRRLELEQSLLKREREAANIRASESAESCREAKERVQRLLKNSQSWEGQKNLLQEELKSQRDKVAGLQQEVAKAKTRQNQIEATWKQEKSATGKLTAQAAALKKERGKLEELGKAEEERIKTKAENDVKYYIENIKRLDTEISKLKLKSDSLKIAALKKGIDGNNDGNKSGMNHTTNTKANSMASAKVWENNQGAESKIKRERECVMCLSEEMSVIFLPCAHQVLCSKCNQLHEKEAMEDCPSCRAKIQRRIQARFARG, encoded by the exons ATggttgagaagcaagaagaaatgAATGAGTTTGGTGCTGTCAATGGTGGGAAAGTGGGGACGTCTTCTTCAGTGTCACCACCGCAAGATAAAGGaaggaagaacaagagaaagtTAGCTGATCCTTCTCCACAAAATGCTGCTTCTTTGACTGAGTTCCCTCGATATGAGTTACATTCGTTCAAATCTCAAAGCCCTTTGTGTGAAAATGACTCCAACGGGCAGCTGAAAGCCGAAGAGTCTGATTCTGTGGGATGGGATGATCCGTTTGCTTGTCACCTTGAAGGACTATTATCGTCAAATTTGCTCACGCTCTTTCGTAGTGCAATGAATCAGATTATGGATTGTGGGTATAGTGAGGATGTTGTTCTCAAAGCTATTTCAAGCAGTAGGTTCTACTGTGGTGGAACTGATCTCGTGTCTAATATTGTTAACGATACCTTGAGTTTTTTGAAGAGTGGCAAAAAAGTTGCTGGTTCCAGAGACTATGTGTTTGAGGATTTGCAACAGCTTGTTGCGTATAGTTTGGTAGAGAAGATAAGTCTTGTTAGGGAGGTTAGACCATCGCTTTCAACGGACGAAGCTATGTGGAGGCTGTTGATTTGTGACTTGAATGTTTTGAAAGCTTTTGAAGTGGACGCAGATGGATTGGAGGGCTCTTCGGTTTCCAATGCTAGTAAATCATCGGAATCTCCAGTTGCTGAGTGTAATCCTCCAAAATCCAGTGACGCAGATAACCCAAAGGCTCCAGTATCCAATACTCAAAGCAAGCAGAGTGAGCCAGTCAAATTTGGGAACTTCGCAAATGTAAACAACTCCAAAAATCCTCATGCTAGTGGAGCAACACCTGGAAAAGAGGTATTTTCTGTTTCCACTGCTTCTGGTGAAGGCACTAAAAGTGCATCCCTGACTTCTGTTTCTGATGAAAAATTAGTATCTTGTCGAAAAGGCCgcaccaaaaaagaaatggcCATGCTACGGCAGAAATCATGCGTGGAGAAGATTAGAACTTATAGCAAAGGCGGTGGCTATAAGACGGCAAAGTTTGGTGGTTTCCTTGTGGAGAAAAGAGGCAAATCAGCTTCTGATTTACTTTCCGCACAGGCAAGAAATTCTTCATCAAAGATTACAACAGAGGTTATGAAAATTCCTTTAGCTGAGAGTAGCAGCACTCTCTCAAACAGTACTAAGTCAGATTCGCCTGCATTAGATGTTAAGGAGCATGTTACTGCATTACCTGCTAATAATGCTCCAGCACCAGTAGCTTCAGAAAAGAAGTCCGGTTCTGAGCCTGAAGAAAAGCCTTCTGTGTCTACGAAACCAGCACCAGATTACTATGCTGCAATCCCATACGATGCAACTCTGGGAATATATATTCCCCGGAATAAAAGAGATGAATTGATTTTAAAGCTAGTTCCCCGAATGAAAGATCTGCAGAAAGAATTGCAGGATTGGACTGACTGGGCTAATCAGAAAGTAAAACAGGCTACTGTTAGACTTCTTAAGGACCAACCAGAGCTTAAGGCactaagaaaagagaaagaagaggcaGAAGAGTTCAGAAAAGAGAAGCAGTTATTGGAAGAAAACACTATTAAAAGGAGATCTGAAATGGAGTTGGCCTTGAATAACGCAACCAACCAGCTTGAGAGAACTAACAACACAATTCGCAGGCTCGAGCTGGAACAATCTCtgttaaagagagagagggaagcTGCTAATATAAGAGCTTCCGAGTCCGCTGAGAGCTGTAGAGAAGCAAAGGAGAGAGTGCAAAGATTGTTGAAGAATTCTCAATCGTGGGAAGGGCAAAAAAATTTACTGCAGGAAGAGCTCAAGAGTCAAAGAGACAAGGTGGCAGGGCTGCAGCAAGAAGTTGCCAAGGCAAAAACCCGCCAAAACCAAATTGAG GCTACTTGGAAACAAGAAAAGTCAGCGACGGGGAAACTCACTGCTCAAGCAGCTGCattaaagaaagagagagggaaaCTGGAAGAACTCggaaaagcagaagaagagcggatcaaaacaaaagcagagaACGATGTGAAATACTACATTGAGAACATCAAAAGACTTGACACTGAGATCTCAAAGCTGAAACTCAAGTCAGACAGCTTGAAGATAGCTGCTTTGAAAAAAGGCATAGACGGAAACAATGACGGTAACAAGAGTGGAATGAATCATACCACCAACACAAAGGCAAACTCGATGGCATCAGCAAAAGTATGGGAGAATAATCAGGGGGCAGAGTCgaaaatcaaaagagagagGGAATGTGTGATGTGTTTGTCTGAAGAGATGAGTGTGATATTCTTGCCTTGTGCCCATCAGGTTCTTTGCTCTAAATGTAACCAGCTTCATGAGAAGGAAGCCATGGAAGATTGCCCGTCTTGTCGAGCCAAAATCCAGAGGAGGATTCAGGCTCGTTTTGCTCGCGGGTAA
- a CDS encoding RING/U-box superfamily protein: MVEKQEEMNEFGAVNGGKVGTSSSVSPPQDKGRKNKRKLADPSPQNAASLTEFPRYELHSFKSQSPLCENDSNGQLKAEESDSVGWDDPFACHLEGLLSSNLLTLFRSAMNQIMDCGYSEDVVLKAISSSRFYCGGTDLVSNIVNDTLSFLKSGKKVAGSRDYVFEDLQQLVAYSLVEKISLVREVRPSLSTDEAMWRLLICDLNVLKAFEVDADGLEGSSVSNASKSSESPVAECNPPKSSDADNPKAPVSNTQSKQSEPVKFGNFANVNNSKNPHASGATPGKEVFSVSTASGEGTKSASLTSVSDEKLVSCRKGRTKKEMAMLRQKSCVEKIRTYSKGGGYKTAKFGGFLVEKRGKSASDLLSAQARNSSSKITTEVMKIPLAESSSTLSNSTKSDSPALDVKEHVTALPANNAPAPVASEKKSGSEPEEKPSVSTKPAPDYYAAIPYDATLGIYIPRNKRDELILKLVPRMKDLQKELQDWTDWANQKVKQATVRLLKDQPELKALRKEKEEAEEFRKEKQLLEENTIKRRSEMELALNNATNQLERTNNTIRRLELEQSLLKREREAANIRASESAESCREAKERVQRLLKNSQSWEGQKNLLQEELKSQRDKVAGLQQEVAKAKTRQNQIEVIISFLRN; encoded by the exons ATggttgagaagcaagaagaaatgAATGAGTTTGGTGCTGTCAATGGTGGGAAAGTGGGGACGTCTTCTTCAGTGTCACCACCGCAAGATAAAGGaaggaagaacaagagaaagtTAGCTGATCCTTCTCCACAAAATGCTGCTTCTTTGACTGAGTTCCCTCGATATGAGTTACATTCGTTCAAATCTCAAAGCCCTTTGTGTGAAAATGACTCCAACGGGCAGCTGAAAGCCGAAGAGTCTGATTCTGTGGGATGGGATGATCCGTTTGCTTGTCACCTTGAAGGACTATTATCGTCAAATTTGCTCACGCTCTTTCGTAGTGCAATGAATCAGATTATGGATTGTGGGTATAGTGAGGATGTTGTTCTCAAAGCTATTTCAAGCAGTAGGTTCTACTGTGGTGGAACTGATCTCGTGTCTAATATTGTTAACGATACCTTGAGTTTTTTGAAGAGTGGCAAAAAAGTTGCTGGTTCCAGAGACTATGTGTTTGAGGATTTGCAACAGCTTGTTGCGTATAGTTTGGTAGAGAAGATAAGTCTTGTTAGGGAGGTTAGACCATCGCTTTCAACGGACGAAGCTATGTGGAGGCTGTTGATTTGTGACTTGAATGTTTTGAAAGCTTTTGAAGTGGACGCAGATGGATTGGAGGGCTCTTCGGTTTCCAATGCTAGTAAATCATCGGAATCTCCAGTTGCTGAGTGTAATCCTCCAAAATCCAGTGACGCAGATAACCCAAAGGCTCCAGTATCCAATACTCAAAGCAAGCAGAGTGAGCCAGTCAAATTTGGGAACTTCGCAAATGTAAACAACTCCAAAAATCCTCATGCTAGTGGAGCAACACCTGGAAAAGAGGTATTTTCTGTTTCCACTGCTTCTGGTGAAGGCACTAAAAGTGCATCCCTGACTTCTGTTTCTGATGAAAAATTAGTATCTTGTCGAAAAGGCCgcaccaaaaaagaaatggcCATGCTACGGCAGAAATCATGCGTGGAGAAGATTAGAACTTATAGCAAAGGCGGTGGCTATAAGACGGCAAAGTTTGGTGGTTTCCTTGTGGAGAAAAGAGGCAAATCAGCTTCTGATTTACTTTCCGCACAGGCAAGAAATTCTTCATCAAAGATTACAACAGAGGTTATGAAAATTCCTTTAGCTGAGAGTAGCAGCACTCTCTCAAACAGTACTAAGTCAGATTCGCCTGCATTAGATGTTAAGGAGCATGTTACTGCATTACCTGCTAATAATGCTCCAGCACCAGTAGCTTCAGAAAAGAAGTCCGGTTCTGAGCCTGAAGAAAAGCCTTCTGTGTCTACGAAACCAGCACCAGATTACTATGCTGCAATCCCATACGATGCAACTCTGGGAATATATATTCCCCGGAATAAAAGAGATGAATTGATTTTAAAGCTAGTTCCCCGAATGAAAGATCTGCAGAAAGAATTGCAGGATTGGACTGACTGGGCTAATCAGAAAGTAAAACAGGCTACTGTTAGACTTCTTAAGGACCAACCAGAGCTTAAGGCactaagaaaagagaaagaagaggcaGAAGAGTTCAGAAAAGAGAAGCAGTTATTGGAAGAAAACACTATTAAAAGGAGATCTGAAATGGAGTTGGCCTTGAATAACGCAACCAACCAGCTTGAGAGAACTAACAACACAATTCGCAGGCTCGAGCTGGAACAATCTCtgttaaagagagagagggaagcTGCTAATATAAGAGCTTCCGAGTCCGCTGAGAGCTGTAGAGAAGCAAAGGAGAGAGTGCAAAGATTGTTGAAGAATTCTCAATCGTGGGAAGGGCAAAAAAATTTACTGCAGGAAGAGCTCAAGAGTCAAAGAGACAAGGTGGCAGGGCTGCAGCAAGAAGTTGCCAAGGCAAAAACCCGCCAAAACCAAATTGAG gtaatcatttcatttctaaGGAATTAG
- a CDS encoding RNI-like superfamily protein (RNI-like superfamily protein; INVOLVED IN: signal transduction; LOCATED IN: endomembrane system; EXPRESSED IN: 7 plant structures; EXPRESSED DURING: 4 anthesis, F mature embryo stage, petal differentiation and expansion stage, E expanded cotyledon stage, D bilateral stage; CONTAINS InterPro DOMAIN/s: Leucine-rich repeat-containing N-terminal domain, type 2 (InterPro:IPR013210), Leucine-rich repeat (InterPro:IPR001611); BEST Arabidopsis thaliana protein match is: Leucine-rich repeat (LRR) family protein (TAIR:AT1G03440.1); Has 57010 Blast hits to 20810 proteins in 924 species: Archae - 22; Bacteria - 3353; Metazoa - 7717; Fungi - 414; Plants - 41880; Viruses - 0; Other Eukaryotes - 3624 (source: NCBI BLink).) gives MRFATLFSVLLLLLRFGLIVESIIVPVDFLALQAIRKSLDDLPGSNFFDSWDFTSDPCNFAGVYCDDDKVTALNLGDPRAGSPGLSGRIDPAIGKLSALTELSIVPGRIMGSLPHTISQSKNLRFLAISRNFISGEIPASLSELRGLKTLDLSYNQLTGSIPPSIGSLPELSNLILCHNHLNGSIPQFLSQSLTRIDLKRNNLTGIISLTSLPPSLQYLSLAWNQLTGPVYRVLLRLNQLNYLDLSLNRFTGAIPGQIFTFPITNLQLQRNFFYGVIQPPNQVTIPTVDLSYNRFSGELSPLLSNVQNLYLNNNRFTGQVPVSFVDRLLASNIQTLYLQHNFLTGIQISPAADIPVSSSLCLQYNCMVLPVQTPCPVKAGLQKTRPTTQCSEWRG, from the coding sequence ATGAGATTTGCTACTCTGTTTTCGGttttgctgcttcttcttcgattcgGTTTAATCGTGGAATCGATCATCGTCCCAGTTGATTTCTTGGCTCTGCAAGCGATTCGTAAATCACTCGATGATTTGCCAGGTTCCAATTTCTTCGATTCATGGGATTTCACCTCTGATCCTTGTAACTTCGCAGGAGTTTACTGTGACGATGATAAAGTAACCGCGCTTAACCTCGGTGATCCAAGAGCCGGTTCACCCGGTTTATCTGGTCGGATTGACCCGGCTATTGGAAAACTCTCTGCTTTAACGGAGCTCTCTATCGTCCCGGGTCGGATCATGGGTTCGTTACCGCATACAATCTCACAGTCAAAGAATCTTCGATTTCTCGCAATCAGTCGGAATTTCATCTCCGGTGAGATTCCAGCGAGTCTAAGCGAGCTTCGGGGACTCAAAACGCTTGATTTGAGCTATAATCAGCTAACCGGGTCGATCCCTCCGTCAATCGGATCCTTACCGGAGCTATCCAATCTGATTCTATGTCACAATCACTTGAACGGATCAATTCCTCAATTCCTCTCACAATCCTTAACCCGAATCGATCTCAAGCGCAACAATCTCACCGGTATAATTTCTCTGACGTCTCTTCCGCCGTCGTTACAATATCTCTCGCTCGCTTGGAACCAGCTAACCGGTCCAGTATACCGGGTTTTACTCAGATTAAACCAGCTCAATTACCTTGATCTCAGCTTAAACCGGTTCACCGGTGCAATCCCCGGTCAGATCTTCACCTTCCCGATCACCAATCTTCAATTACAACGCAATTTCTTCTACGGCGTGATCCAACCGCCGAATCAGGTAACAATACCAACCGTCGATTTAAGCTACAACAGATTCTCCGGCGAGCTTTCTCCGCTTCTCTCCAACGTACAGAACCTATATTTGAACAATAACCGGTTCACCGGTCAAGTTCCGGTTAGCTTCGTGGATCGGTTATTGGCATCGAATATTCAAACACTGTACCTCCAACACAACTTCTTGACGGGAATACAAATTAGCCCGGCGGCAGATATTCCGGTGAGCAGCTCGCTGTGTCTGCAATACAACTGTATGGTGCTACCGGTACAGACGCCGTGTCCGGTTAAAGCCGGTTTGCAGAAAACTAGACCCACAACGCAGTGCAGCGAGTGGCGAGGGTAA
- a CDS encoding RING/U-box superfamily protein gives MVEKQEEMNEFGAVNGGKVGTSSSVSPPQDKGRKNKRKLADPSPQNAASLTEFPRYELHSFKSQSPLCENDSNGQLKAEESDSVGWDDPFACHLEGLLSSNLLTLFRSAMNQIMDCGYSEDVVLKAISSSRFYCGGTDLVSNIVNDTLSFLKSGKKVAGSRDYVFEDLQQLVAYSLVEKISLVREVRPSLSTDEAMWRLLICDLNVLKAFEVDADGLEGSSVSNASKSSESPVAECNPPKSSDADNPKAPVSNTQSKQSEPVKFGNFANVNNSKNPHASGATPGKEVFSVSTASGEGTKSASLTSVSDEKLVSCRKGRTKKEMAMLRQKSCVEKIRTYSKGGGYKTAKFGGFLVEKRGKSASDLLSAQARNSSSKITTEVMKIPLAESSSTLSNSTKSDSPALDVKEHVTALPANNAPAPVASEKKSGSEPEEKPSVSTKPAPDYYAAIPYDATLGIYIPRNKRDELILKLVPRMKDLQKELQDWTDWANQKVKQATVRLLKDQPELKALRKEKEEAEEFRKEKQLLEENTIKRRSEMELALNNATNQLERTNNTIRRLELEQSLLKREREAANIRASESAESCREAKERVQRLLKNSQSWEGQKNLLQEELKSQRDKVAGLQQEVAKAKTRQNQIEVSSFVGKMPLHVLGLLVFGAVIYCMTTDHIISSTILFSGYLETRKVSDGETHCSSSCIKERERETGRTRKSRRRADQNKSRERCEILH, from the exons ATggttgagaagcaagaagaaatgAATGAGTTTGGTGCTGTCAATGGTGGGAAAGTGGGGACGTCTTCTTCAGTGTCACCACCGCAAGATAAAGGaaggaagaacaagagaaagtTAGCTGATCCTTCTCCACAAAATGCTGCTTCTTTGACTGAGTTCCCTCGATATGAGTTACATTCGTTCAAATCTCAAAGCCCTTTGTGTGAAAATGACTCCAACGGGCAGCTGAAAGCCGAAGAGTCTGATTCTGTGGGATGGGATGATCCGTTTGCTTGTCACCTTGAAGGACTATTATCGTCAAATTTGCTCACGCTCTTTCGTAGTGCAATGAATCAGATTATGGATTGTGGGTATAGTGAGGATGTTGTTCTCAAAGCTATTTCAAGCAGTAGGTTCTACTGTGGTGGAACTGATCTCGTGTCTAATATTGTTAACGATACCTTGAGTTTTTTGAAGAGTGGCAAAAAAGTTGCTGGTTCCAGAGACTATGTGTTTGAGGATTTGCAACAGCTTGTTGCGTATAGTTTGGTAGAGAAGATAAGTCTTGTTAGGGAGGTTAGACCATCGCTTTCAACGGACGAAGCTATGTGGAGGCTGTTGATTTGTGACTTGAATGTTTTGAAAGCTTTTGAAGTGGACGCAGATGGATTGGAGGGCTCTTCGGTTTCCAATGCTAGTAAATCATCGGAATCTCCAGTTGCTGAGTGTAATCCTCCAAAATCCAGTGACGCAGATAACCCAAAGGCTCCAGTATCCAATACTCAAAGCAAGCAGAGTGAGCCAGTCAAATTTGGGAACTTCGCAAATGTAAACAACTCCAAAAATCCTCATGCTAGTGGAGCAACACCTGGAAAAGAGGTATTTTCTGTTTCCACTGCTTCTGGTGAAGGCACTAAAAGTGCATCCCTGACTTCTGTTTCTGATGAAAAATTAGTATCTTGTCGAAAAGGCCgcaccaaaaaagaaatggcCATGCTACGGCAGAAATCATGCGTGGAGAAGATTAGAACTTATAGCAAAGGCGGTGGCTATAAGACGGCAAAGTTTGGTGGTTTCCTTGTGGAGAAAAGAGGCAAATCAGCTTCTGATTTACTTTCCGCACAGGCAAGAAATTCTTCATCAAAGATTACAACAGAGGTTATGAAAATTCCTTTAGCTGAGAGTAGCAGCACTCTCTCAAACAGTACTAAGTCAGATTCGCCTGCATTAGATGTTAAGGAGCATGTTACTGCATTACCTGCTAATAATGCTCCAGCACCAGTAGCTTCAGAAAAGAAGTCCGGTTCTGAGCCTGAAGAAAAGCCTTCTGTGTCTACGAAACCAGCACCAGATTACTATGCTGCAATCCCATACGATGCAACTCTGGGAATATATATTCCCCGGAATAAAAGAGATGAATTGATTTTAAAGCTAGTTCCCCGAATGAAAGATCTGCAGAAAGAATTGCAGGATTGGACTGACTGGGCTAATCAGAAAGTAAAACAGGCTACTGTTAGACTTCTTAAGGACCAACCAGAGCTTAAGGCactaagaaaagagaaagaagaggcaGAAGAGTTCAGAAAAGAGAAGCAGTTATTGGAAGAAAACACTATTAAAAGGAGATCTGAAATGGAGTTGGCCTTGAATAACGCAACCAACCAGCTTGAGAGAACTAACAACACAATTCGCAGGCTCGAGCTGGAACAATCTCtgttaaagagagagagggaagcTGCTAATATAAGAGCTTCCGAGTCCGCTGAGAGCTGTAGAGAAGCAAAGGAGAGAGTGCAAAGATTGTTGAAGAATTCTCAATCGTGGGAAGGGCAAAAAAATTTACTGCAGGAAGAGCTCAAGAGTCAAAGAGACAAGGTGGCAGGGCTGCAGCAAGAAGTTGCCAAGGCAAAAACCCGCCAAAACCAAATTGAGGTTAGCTCTTTTGTAGGCAAAATGCCTTTGCACGTTTTAGGTCTTCTCGTCTTCGGAGCTGTAATTTATTGTATGACAACTGATCATATCATTTCCTCTACAATTCTTTTTTCAG GCTACTTGGAAACAAGAAAAGTCAGCGACGGGGAAACTCACTGCTCAAGCAGCTGCattaaagaaagagagagggaaaCTGGAAGAACTCggaaaagcagaagaagagcggatcaaaacaaaagcagagaACGATGTGAAATACTACATTGA
- a CDS encoding RING/U-box superfamily protein has product MVEKQEEMNEFGAVNGGKVGTSSSVSPPQDKGRKNKRKLADPSPQNAASLTEFPRYELHSFKSQSPLCENDSNGQLKAEESDSVGWDDPFACHLEGLLSSNLLTLFRSAMNQIMDCGYSEDVVLKAISSSRFYCGGTDLVSNIVNDTLSFLKSGKKVAGSRDYVFEDLQQLVAYSLVEKISLVREVRPSLSTDEAMWRLLICDLNVLKAFEVDADGLEGSSVSNASKSSESPVAECNPPKSSDADNPKAPVSNTQSKQSEPVKFGNFANVNNSKNPHASGATPGKEVFSVSTASGEGTKSASLTSVSDEKLVSCRKGRTKKEMAMLRQKSCVEKIRTYSKGGGYKTAKFGGFLVEKRGKSASDLLSAQARNSSSKITTEVMKIPLAESSSTLSNSTKSDSPALDVKEHVTALPANNAPAPVASEKKSGSEPEEKPSVSTKPAPDYYAAIPYDATLGIYIPRNKRDELILKLVPRMKDLQKELQDWTDWANQKVKQATVRLLKDQPELKALRKEKEEAEEFRKEKQLLEENTIKRRSEMELALNNATNQLERTNNTIRRLELEQSLLKREREAANIRASESAESCREAKERVQRLLKNSQSWEGQKNLLQEELKSQRDKVAGLQQEVAKAKTRQNQIEVSSFVGKMPLHVLGLLVFGAVIYCMTTDHIISSTILFSGNHFISKELEKLEG; this is encoded by the coding sequence ATggttgagaagcaagaagaaatgAATGAGTTTGGTGCTGTCAATGGTGGGAAAGTGGGGACGTCTTCTTCAGTGTCACCACCGCAAGATAAAGGaaggaagaacaagagaaagtTAGCTGATCCTTCTCCACAAAATGCTGCTTCTTTGACTGAGTTCCCTCGATATGAGTTACATTCGTTCAAATCTCAAAGCCCTTTGTGTGAAAATGACTCCAACGGGCAGCTGAAAGCCGAAGAGTCTGATTCTGTGGGATGGGATGATCCGTTTGCTTGTCACCTTGAAGGACTATTATCGTCAAATTTGCTCACGCTCTTTCGTAGTGCAATGAATCAGATTATGGATTGTGGGTATAGTGAGGATGTTGTTCTCAAAGCTATTTCAAGCAGTAGGTTCTACTGTGGTGGAACTGATCTCGTGTCTAATATTGTTAACGATACCTTGAGTTTTTTGAAGAGTGGCAAAAAAGTTGCTGGTTCCAGAGACTATGTGTTTGAGGATTTGCAACAGCTTGTTGCGTATAGTTTGGTAGAGAAGATAAGTCTTGTTAGGGAGGTTAGACCATCGCTTTCAACGGACGAAGCTATGTGGAGGCTGTTGATTTGTGACTTGAATGTTTTGAAAGCTTTTGAAGTGGACGCAGATGGATTGGAGGGCTCTTCGGTTTCCAATGCTAGTAAATCATCGGAATCTCCAGTTGCTGAGTGTAATCCTCCAAAATCCAGTGACGCAGATAACCCAAAGGCTCCAGTATCCAATACTCAAAGCAAGCAGAGTGAGCCAGTCAAATTTGGGAACTTCGCAAATGTAAACAACTCCAAAAATCCTCATGCTAGTGGAGCAACACCTGGAAAAGAGGTATTTTCTGTTTCCACTGCTTCTGGTGAAGGCACTAAAAGTGCATCCCTGACTTCTGTTTCTGATGAAAAATTAGTATCTTGTCGAAAAGGCCgcaccaaaaaagaaatggcCATGCTACGGCAGAAATCATGCGTGGAGAAGATTAGAACTTATAGCAAAGGCGGTGGCTATAAGACGGCAAAGTTTGGTGGTTTCCTTGTGGAGAAAAGAGGCAAATCAGCTTCTGATTTACTTTCCGCACAGGCAAGAAATTCTTCATCAAAGATTACAACAGAGGTTATGAAAATTCCTTTAGCTGAGAGTAGCAGCACTCTCTCAAACAGTACTAAGTCAGATTCGCCTGCATTAGATGTTAAGGAGCATGTTACTGCATTACCTGCTAATAATGCTCCAGCACCAGTAGCTTCAGAAAAGAAGTCCGGTTCTGAGCCTGAAGAAAAGCCTTCTGTGTCTACGAAACCAGCACCAGATTACTATGCTGCAATCCCATACGATGCAACTCTGGGAATATATATTCCCCGGAATAAAAGAGATGAATTGATTTTAAAGCTAGTTCCCCGAATGAAAGATCTGCAGAAAGAATTGCAGGATTGGACTGACTGGGCTAATCAGAAAGTAAAACAGGCTACTGTTAGACTTCTTAAGGACCAACCAGAGCTTAAGGCactaagaaaagagaaagaagaggcaGAAGAGTTCAGAAAAGAGAAGCAGTTATTGGAAGAAAACACTATTAAAAGGAGATCTGAAATGGAGTTGGCCTTGAATAACGCAACCAACCAGCTTGAGAGAACTAACAACACAATTCGCAGGCTCGAGCTGGAACAATCTCtgttaaagagagagagggaagcTGCTAATATAAGAGCTTCCGAGTCCGCTGAGAGCTGTAGAGAAGCAAAGGAGAGAGTGCAAAGATTGTTGAAGAATTCTCAATCGTGGGAAGGGCAAAAAAATTTACTGCAGGAAGAGCTCAAGAGTCAAAGAGACAAGGTGGCAGGGCTGCAGCAAGAAGTTGCCAAGGCAAAAACCCGCCAAAACCAAATTGAGGTTAGCTCTTTTGTAGGCAAAATGCCTTTGCACGTTTTAGGTCTTCTCGTCTTCGGAGCTGTAATTTATTGTATGACAACTGATCATATCATTTCCTCTACAATTCTTTTTTCAGgtaatcatttcatttctaaGGAATTAGAGAAATTGGAGGGATAA